The proteins below come from a single Caulobacter flavus genomic window:
- the nuoK gene encoding NADH-quinone oxidoreductase subunit NuoK: MIGLPHYLIVAAILFTIGVFGIFVNRKNIIVILMSIELILLAVNINLVAFSAYLHNVVGQIFAMFVLTVAAAEAAVGLAILVTFFRNRGDIAVDDASMMKG, encoded by the coding sequence ATGATCGGCCTTCCGCATTACCTCATCGTCGCCGCCATCCTCTTCACGATCGGCGTCTTCGGGATCTTCGTGAACCGCAAGAACATCATCGTCATCCTGATGTCGATCGAGCTGATCCTGCTGGCGGTGAACATCAACCTGGTCGCCTTCTCGGCCTACCTGCACAACGTGGTGGGCCAGATCTTCGCGATGTTCGTGCTGACCGTGGCCGCCGCCGAGGCGGCCGTCGGCCTCGCCATCCTGGTGACCTTCTTCCGGAACCGCGGCGACATCGCGGTCGACGACGCCAGCATGATGAAGGGCTGA
- a CDS encoding NADH-quinone oxidoreductase subunit J, with the protein MALQAIAFYLLAFVTIAAGLLVVSAKNPVHSVLFLITAFFSAAGLFVLLGAEFLAMLLIVVYVGAVAVLFLFVVMMLDIDFEALRDGFAQYLPIGGLVGGILTIEMIMVAVSVATNGAAAKNAAPLASPGGVSNTEAIGRVLYTDYIFFFQAAGLVLLVAMIGAIVLTLRHKPGVKRQDIGKQVARTPKTGMELVQIKPGEGISE; encoded by the coding sequence ATGGCCTTGCAGGCGATAGCTTTCTACTTGCTGGCGTTCGTGACCATTGCGGCGGGTCTTCTCGTCGTTTCGGCCAAGAACCCCGTGCACTCGGTGCTCTTCCTGATCACCGCCTTCTTCTCGGCCGCCGGCCTCTTCGTCCTCTTGGGCGCGGAGTTCCTCGCGATGCTGCTGATCGTCGTCTATGTGGGCGCGGTCGCGGTGCTGTTCCTCTTCGTCGTCATGATGCTCGACATCGACTTCGAAGCGCTTCGGGACGGCTTCGCCCAGTACCTGCCGATCGGCGGTCTGGTGGGCGGCATCCTGACGATCGAGATGATCATGGTCGCCGTCAGCGTGGCCACCAACGGCGCGGCCGCCAAGAACGCCGCTCCGCTGGCGTCGCCGGGCGGTGTCAGCAACACCGAGGCCATCGGCCGGGTGCTCTACACCGACTACATCTTCTTCTTCCAGGCGGCGGGCCTGGTGCTGCTGGTCGCGATGATCGGCGCCATCGTCCTGACCCTGCGTCACAAGCCGGGCGTGAAGCGCCAGGACATCGGCAAGCAGGTCGCCCGCACGCCCAAGACCGGAATGGAACTCGTGCAGATCAAGCCGGGCGAGGGGATCAGCGAATGA
- the nuoL gene encoding NADH-quinone oxidoreductase subunit L produces MQSLVTILVFAPLVGAIIAGLFGRRIGNVASQAVTTGLLILACALSWVTFSQWTWGHMEAFTVSLLPFIHVGDFVANWAIRIDALSATMLIVVTTVSALVHIYSWGYMAEDDSKPRFFAYLSLFTFAMLSLVTAADFMQLFFGWEGVGLASYLLIGFWFKKPSASAAAIKAFVVNRVGDFGFALGIMTVYWAFGTINFAELFPMIQAGAARSWQFAGHSWPLVDIACFLLFIGAMGKSAQFFLHTWLPDAMEGPTPVSALIHAATMVTAGVYMLCLLSPMFEYAPVAKNIVTVIGAVTALFAATVGLTQNDIKRVIAYSTCSQLGYMFFAAGVGAYQAAMFHLFTHAFFKALLFLGAGSVIHGMHHEQDMRRYGALAKMLPVTFIAMTIGTIAITGLGFPPLHLGFAGFYSKDTIIEAAFAAGGHNQIAMFAWVIGVLVAGLTSFYSWRLAFFTFNGKARWGHDDHGHDAHAAHGHDDHAHGAHDDHGHDDHGHGHDHKPHESPWVMLFPLVVLSIGAVAAGFVFTGYFVGHHEAEFWRGAIYNAPTNHVLHEAHNVADWVKWSPLVASLIGLAIAVYVYLIRGNERLGLKLAERNGPLYVFFYNKWFFDELYDATFVRAARFLGDLFWKGGDQKIIDRLGPDGVSAVSYAVGRKTGKAQTGYVYHYAFVMLLGVAGLLTFALYAFR; encoded by the coding sequence GTGCAATCGCTCGTCACCATTCTCGTCTTCGCCCCGCTGGTGGGCGCGATCATCGCCGGCCTGTTCGGCCGGCGGATCGGCAACGTCGCTTCGCAAGCCGTCACCACGGGCCTGCTGATCCTGGCCTGCGCGCTGTCGTGGGTCACGTTCAGCCAGTGGACCTGGGGCCACATGGAGGCCTTCACGGTCTCGCTGCTGCCCTTCATCCACGTGGGCGACTTCGTCGCCAACTGGGCGATCCGCATCGACGCCCTGTCGGCGACCATGCTGATCGTGGTCACGACCGTCTCGGCGCTCGTGCACATCTATTCCTGGGGCTACATGGCCGAGGACGACAGCAAGCCGCGCTTCTTCGCGTACCTGTCGCTCTTCACCTTCGCCATGCTGTCGCTGGTCACCGCCGCCGACTTCATGCAGCTGTTCTTCGGCTGGGAAGGCGTGGGCCTGGCCTCGTACCTGCTGATCGGCTTCTGGTTCAAGAAGCCATCGGCGAGCGCGGCCGCCATCAAGGCCTTCGTCGTCAACCGCGTTGGCGACTTCGGCTTCGCGCTCGGCATCATGACCGTCTACTGGGCGTTCGGCACGATCAACTTCGCCGAGCTGTTCCCGATGATCCAGGCGGGCGCCGCCCGTAGCTGGCAGTTCGCCGGCCACAGCTGGCCGCTGGTCGACATCGCCTGCTTCCTGCTGTTCATCGGCGCGATGGGCAAGTCGGCGCAGTTCTTCCTGCACACCTGGCTTCCGGACGCCATGGAAGGCCCGACCCCGGTTTCGGCGCTGATCCACGCGGCCACCATGGTGACCGCCGGCGTCTACATGCTGTGCCTGCTGTCGCCGATGTTCGAATACGCCCCGGTGGCCAAGAACATCGTCACGGTGATCGGCGCGGTGACGGCCCTGTTCGCCGCCACGGTCGGCCTGACCCAGAACGACATCAAGCGCGTCATCGCCTACTCGACCTGCTCGCAGCTGGGCTACATGTTCTTCGCGGCCGGCGTGGGCGCCTACCAGGCGGCCATGTTCCACCTGTTCACGCACGCCTTCTTCAAGGCTCTGCTGTTCCTGGGCGCCGGTTCGGTGATCCACGGCATGCACCACGAGCAGGACATGCGTCGCTACGGCGCCCTGGCCAAGATGCTGCCGGTGACCTTCATCGCCATGACGATCGGCACGATCGCCATCACGGGCCTCGGCTTCCCGCCGCTGCACCTGGGCTTCGCCGGCTTCTACTCGAAGGACACCATCATCGAAGCCGCGTTCGCCGCGGGCGGTCACAACCAGATCGCCATGTTCGCCTGGGTGATCGGCGTCCTCGTCGCCGGCCTGACCTCGTTCTACTCGTGGCGCCTGGCCTTCTTCACCTTCAACGGCAAGGCCCGCTGGGGTCATGACGACCACGGCCATGACGCTCACGCCGCTCACGGCCACGACGATCACGCGCACGGCGCGCACGACGATCACGGCCACGACGACCATGGCCACGGCCACGATCACAAGCCGCACGAAAGCCCGTGGGTGATGCTGTTCCCGCTGGTGGTGCTGTCGATCGGCGCGGTCGCCGCCGGCTTCGTCTTCACCGGCTACTTCGTGGGTCACCACGAGGCCGAGTTCTGGCGCGGCGCGATCTACAACGCCCCGACCAACCACGTGCTGCACGAAGCGCACAACGTGGCCGACTGGGTGAAGTGGAGCCCGCTGGTCGCCTCGCTGATCGGCCTGGCCATCGCGGTCTACGTCTACCTGATCCGGGGCAACGAGCGGCTGGGCCTCAAGCTCGCCGAGCGCAACGGCCCGCTGTACGTGTTCTTCTACAACAAGTGGTTCTTCGACGAGCTGTACGACGCCACCTTCGTGCGCGCCGCCAGGTTCCTCGGCGACCTGTTCTGGAAGGGCGGGGACCAGAAGATCATCGATCGCCTGGGTCCCGACGGCGTCAGCGCCGTTTCCTACGCCGTCGGCCGCAAGACGGGCAAAGCCCAGACCGGCTACGTCTACCACTACGCTTTCGTCATGCTGCTCGGCGTCGCCGGCCTGCTGACGTTCGCCCTTTACGCATTCCGTTGA